A single region of the Pontimicrobium sp. SW4 genome encodes:
- a CDS encoding fasciclin domain-containing protein — protein sequence MKSIKHLFFVFTLVALVCSCKNENKEASTTSTANQADTNTEERSGQAFITDDESKPTVLSIAIGSKDHTTLVAAVQAAQLENALVNAGPLMVFAPTNEAFAALPEGTVENLLKPENKDALANILKYHVTPGNYSKDFIKKFKKLGQANNGYVQVEVVDGEPLIGGAKILASVPAGNGIVHVIDKVLLPPSNE from the coding sequence ATGAAATCAATTAAACATCTATTTTTTGTTTTTACACTAGTAGCATTGGTTTGTTCATGTAAAAATGAAAACAAAGAAGCCTCAACGACCTCTACAGCTAATCAAGCTGATACGAATACAGAAGAACGATCTGGTCAAGCTTTTATAACAGATGATGAAAGTAAGCCAACCGTTTTAAGTATTGCAATAGGATCTAAAGATCATACCACTTTAGTCGCTGCTGTTCAAGCTGCACAATTAGAAAACGCTTTAGTAAATGCAGGCCCGCTAATGGTATTTGCTCCTACTAATGAAGCTTTTGCTGCGCTACCAGAAGGCACTGTAGAAAATTTATTAAAACCAGAAAACAAGGATGCCTTAGCAAATATCTTAAAGTATCATGTAACACCTGGGAACTATTCTAAAGATTTTATAAAGAAGTTTAAAAAGTTAGGACAGGCAAATAATGGCTATGTACAAGTCGAAGTTGTTGATGGTGAACCATTAATTGGAGGTGCAAAAATTTTAGCTAGTGTGCCAGCAGGAAATGGTATTGTCCATGTTATCGACAAGGTGCTTTTGCCACCATCAAATGAGTAA
- a CDS encoding cytochrome c: MKSTLKILTLAITLLALSCGGGEEKKEEKTKVQLKKQTTTKAEPKTTNTKASETIDLTNKGVGPITSVDISAPVDQVMATRGKEVYDKMCTACHRIDKKFIGPAPTGILKKRTPEWVMNMILDPEGMTQKDPLAKALLIEFNGSPMANQNLTEEEARNVLEYFRTLK, encoded by the coding sequence ATGAAATCAACACTAAAAATTTTAACACTAGCAATTACCTTATTGGCTTTAAGCTGTGGAGGTGGTGAAGAAAAGAAGGAAGAAAAGACAAAAGTTCAACTTAAAAAACAAACAACAACAAAAGCAGAGCCAAAAACTACTAATACAAAAGCATCCGAAACAATAGATTTAACCAATAAGGGTGTTGGGCCAATAACATCTGTAGACATATCTGCTCCAGTAGATCAAGTCATGGCGACTCGCGGAAAAGAAGTATATGATAAAATGTGTACCGCTTGCCATAGAATTGATAAAAAATTCATTGGTCCTGCGCCAACAGGAATTCTAAAAAAGAGAACACCAGAATGGGTGATGAACATGATCCTAGATCCTGAAGGAATGACTCAAAAAGATCCTTTAGCAAAAGCTCTATTAATTGAGTTTAACGGCTCTCCTATGGCAAATCAAAACTTAACAGAAGAAGAAGCCAGAAATGTCCTTGAATATTTTAGAACATTAAAATAA
- a CDS encoding Rrf2 family transcriptional regulator: MFSNSSKYAIKAVLFLSVNSSEDNRIRVKDMAEPINVPQAYLAKLLQELSREDIISSKKGSKGGFFLSEENANHTLMDIVNVIDGDDKFNSCLLSLEKCNSNKPCPLHDIASPSRSKFIQSLNQNTIKNFSLQIEQGKVFLPL; encoded by the coding sequence ATGTTTTCAAACTCATCAAAATATGCTATTAAAGCTGTTTTATTTCTATCTGTTAACTCTAGTGAAGATAATAGAATAAGAGTTAAGGATATGGCAGAACCTATTAATGTTCCTCAAGCATATTTAGCGAAATTATTACAAGAATTATCTAGAGAGGATATAATATCTTCAAAGAAGGGATCTAAAGGCGGATTTTTTTTAAGTGAGGAAAATGCAAACCATACTTTAATGGATATTGTTAATGTTATTGATGGAGATGATAAGTTTAATTCTTGTTTGTTAAGTCTAGAAAAGTGTAATTCAAATAAACCGTGTCCGTTACATGATATAGCAAGTCCAAGTAGGTCAAAATTCATTCAAAGTCTTAATCAAAATACCATCAAAAATTTTTCTTTACAAATAGAACAAGGCAAGGTTTTCTTACCACTATAA